From one Comamonas piscis genomic stretch:
- a CDS encoding SPOR domain-containing protein has translation MRRHQRGGTILGLILGLLVGVGAALAVAVYVTNVPVPFVNKGGAKGDAKDKAEAQRNQNWDPNSPLYGKNPARAPAAAAPAAQGVVVPEPPRNVADNTSPPVENKPAKPEVVLPDAAKATDKPTDKTQVAKLDPKAGQGADPLGDLAKSRSADGTDGFQYFVQAGAFRSQTDGDAQRAKLAMMGWEARVSEREVNGRTVYRVRVGPFNKRDDADGLKGKLDGAGVDAQIVRVQR, from the coding sequence ATGCGACGACATCAACGTGGTGGAACCATTCTGGGCCTGATCCTGGGGCTGCTGGTGGGCGTGGGCGCGGCCTTGGCCGTGGCGGTCTACGTCACCAATGTGCCGGTGCCGTTTGTCAACAAAGGTGGCGCCAAGGGCGATGCCAAGGACAAGGCCGAGGCCCAGCGCAACCAGAACTGGGACCCGAACTCGCCGCTCTACGGCAAGAACCCCGCGCGTGCGCCAGCCGCTGCAGCACCGGCTGCGCAAGGCGTGGTGGTGCCTGAGCCGCCTCGCAATGTGGCCGACAACACCAGCCCGCCCGTCGAGAACAAACCTGCCAAGCCTGAGGTGGTGCTGCCCGATGCGGCCAAGGCCACCGACAAGCCCACGGACAAGACCCAGGTCGCCAAGCTTGACCCCAAGGCCGGCCAGGGTGCGGATCCGCTCGGAGACTTGGCCAAGTCGCGCAGTGCCGATGGCACTGACGGCTTCCAGTACTTTGTGCAAGCGGGTGCCTTCCGCTCCCAGACCGATGGCGATGCACAGCGCGCCAAGCTGGCGATGATGGGCTGGGAAGCCCGCGTCAGCGAGCGCGAAGTTAATGGCCGCACGGTATACCGGGTGCGCGTAGGCCCATTCAACAAGCGCGATGATGCCGACGGCCTCAAAGGCAAGCTCGATGGCGCTGGCGTGGATGCGCAAATCGTTCGCGTACAGCGTTGA
- the lptA gene encoding lipopolysaccharide transport periplasmic protein LptA, with translation MRHRIFNSLLVAAMLALPLLSHAERADRTKPMNIEADDGRHDELKQTSVFTGNVVVTKGTIIIRGAQLTVSQDRDGFQHGVVTAAPGKLAFFRQKRDSAPGAPDEFVEGEGEVITYNGRDDTVHFERRGELRRYRETTLTDQVSGPLITYNNLTDTFTVVGQKGAQASDPKPGAAKNGRVRVILTPKADDKASTPAKPAADDKTPLRPSTQLNDGAK, from the coding sequence ATGAGACACCGTATTTTTAACTCCTTGTTGGTGGCGGCCATGCTGGCCTTGCCGCTGCTGTCGCATGCTGAGCGTGCCGACCGTACCAAGCCCATGAACATCGAGGCGGACGATGGCCGCCACGATGAACTGAAGCAAACCAGCGTGTTTACCGGCAATGTGGTGGTGACCAAGGGCACCATCATCATTCGCGGTGCGCAGTTGACCGTCAGCCAGGACCGCGACGGCTTCCAGCATGGCGTGGTGACTGCTGCTCCGGGCAAGCTGGCGTTCTTCCGCCAAAAGCGGGACTCGGCACCGGGCGCGCCCGACGAGTTCGTTGAAGGCGAAGGTGAGGTCATCACCTACAACGGTCGCGATGACACCGTGCATTTTGAGCGCCGTGGCGAGCTGCGCCGCTACCGCGAGACCACCTTGACCGACCAGGTCAGTGGCCCGCTGATCACCTACAACAACCTGACCGACACCTTTACCGTGGTCGGCCAGAAAGGCGCGCAAGCCAGCGATCCCAAGCCCGGCGCTGCGAAAAACGGCCGCGTGCGCGTGATCCTGACGCCCAAGGCGGACGACAAGGCCAGCACCCCGGCCAAGCCCGCAGCGGACGACAAGACCCCCTTGCGCCCCAGCACCCAACTGAACGACGGAGCCAAGTAA
- a CDS encoding THUMP domain-containing class I SAM-dependent RNA methyltransferase has translation MNQLHLFLPCAAGVEGLLADEVHAITGASGQDLLVARGGVMLRGMWRDALLLNLHSRLAQRVLIELSHSMYRNENDLYRAASEVAWEIWFSPKETFKIEVTSQHSPLTSLNFAALRVKDAIADRFREGRHGVRPSVETHHPDVRVHLHLTTDGATIYIDTSGEALFKRGWREDKGDAPLKETLAAAMIAASGWDPHGDDPQPLYDPCCGSGTVLIEAAQIARKIPAGILRRFAFEKLVPFQRHVWEAMLDEAERRILPQSPVGIYGSDISFRMVDFAQRNAERAGVAETIELRGGDALQRMPPSEQPGMMLLNPPYGERIAAAGTAGRNAADRMGQVERAGRETAQTEDGGEFFNQLASHWKKNYSGWSAWLLTPDLKLPGKMRLKESRRTPMWNGPIECRLFRFDMSKGAHKPRHSEAGPGSAA, from the coding sequence ATGAACCAACTGCATTTGTTTTTGCCCTGCGCCGCCGGCGTCGAGGGCCTTTTGGCGGACGAAGTCCATGCCATCACCGGCGCCAGCGGGCAGGACCTGCTGGTTGCGCGCGGCGGCGTCATGCTGCGCGGCATGTGGCGCGATGCGCTGCTGCTGAACCTGCACAGCCGCCTGGCACAGCGCGTGCTGATTGAGCTGTCGCATAGCATGTACCGCAACGAGAACGACCTCTACCGCGCCGCCAGCGAGGTGGCCTGGGAGATCTGGTTCTCGCCCAAGGAGACCTTCAAGATCGAGGTCACCTCGCAGCACAGCCCGCTGACCAGCCTCAACTTTGCGGCGCTGCGCGTCAAGGATGCCATTGCCGACCGTTTCCGCGAAGGCCGCCATGGCGTGCGCCCCAGCGTGGAGACGCACCACCCCGATGTGCGCGTGCACCTGCACCTGACCACCGATGGCGCCACCATCTATATCGATACCTCGGGCGAGGCGCTGTTCAAGCGCGGCTGGCGCGAGGACAAGGGCGATGCGCCGCTGAAGGAAACCCTGGCGGCTGCAATGATTGCCGCCAGCGGCTGGGACCCCCATGGCGACGACCCGCAGCCGCTGTACGACCCCTGCTGCGGCAGCGGCACGGTGCTGATCGAGGCGGCCCAGATTGCGCGCAAGATTCCCGCCGGCATCCTGCGCCGCTTTGCGTTTGAAAAGCTGGTGCCCTTCCAGCGCCATGTCTGGGAAGCGATGCTGGACGAGGCCGAGCGCCGCATCCTGCCCCAGAGTCCGGTGGGCATCTACGGCTCGGACATCTCCTTCCGCATGGTCGACTTTGCCCAGCGCAATGCCGAGCGTGCCGGTGTGGCCGAGACGATTGAGCTGCGCGGCGGCGATGCGCTGCAGCGCATGCCGCCCAGCGAGCAGCCCGGCATGATGCTGCTCAACCCACCCTATGGCGAGCGTATTGCTGCGGCCGGTACCGCCGGGCGCAATGCAGCAGATCGCATGGGCCAGGTCGAGCGCGCAGGGCGCGAGACGGCGCAGACCGAAGACGGTGGCGAGTTCTTCAACCAGCTGGCCAGCCACTGGAAGAAGAACTACAGCGGCTGGAGCGCCTGGCTGCTGACCCCTGATTTGAAGCTGCCCGGCAAGATGCGTCTCAAAGAGTCGCGCCGCACCCCCATGTGGAACGGCCCGATCGAATGCCGCTTGTTCCGCTTTGACATGAGCAAGGGCGCGCACAAGCCACGCCACAGCGAGGCCGGGCCCGGCAGCGCTGCGTGA
- the rpoN gene encoding RNA polymerase factor sigma-54, which produces MMPSLSLRVSQSLTLTPQLQQSIRLLQLSTQELTQEVEQMLDENPFLEREGDDAVDSERAEAPAQDTSEGTETAAVGDKATETTASTDTSSASDFEAGPSDLPLDFGAGKETGVDAEAASGDSASDWEEWGGDLPARSSAGSGDDDDEAPLSDRRSEHLSLQDVLHRQALSLRLCQEGQAALYFLIESLNDDGYLEETLAELAQSFGDASDPERYEALLHHLTVALRLLQSLEPLGVGARNLSECMQLQIKARQRLLDEEGSDTPEADALALETALLVCQESLDLLARRDVRKLMQLTGCNEAAVRSALVLIAKLEPRPGRPYADVDRNAIIPDVIVRPSNERGLPVPGFSVQLNAEVMPRLRVQDVYANALRSHKGSEGHGALQQRLQEARWFIKNIQQRFDTILRVSQAIVERQRNFFVHGELAMRPMVLREIADELGLHESTISRVTTAKYMATPQGTFELKYFFGSGLGTETGGSASSTAVKALIKQLLDEESAKKPLSDAKIADLLQAQGIECARRTVAKYREAMRIPPASLRKAL; this is translated from the coding sequence ATGATGCCTTCGCTGTCACTGCGTGTATCGCAGAGCCTGACCCTCACGCCGCAATTGCAGCAGTCCATCCGTCTGCTGCAGCTGTCCACCCAAGAGCTGACGCAGGAAGTCGAGCAAATGCTCGATGAAAACCCGTTTCTGGAACGCGAAGGCGATGACGCTGTTGATTCGGAACGGGCGGAAGCACCGGCCCAAGACACCAGCGAGGGCACCGAGACCGCCGCTGTGGGCGACAAAGCCACCGAGACCACTGCCAGCACCGACACCAGCAGCGCGAGCGATTTCGAGGCGGGTCCTTCCGACCTGCCTTTGGATTTTGGCGCGGGCAAGGAAACGGGCGTTGATGCGGAAGCCGCTTCCGGCGACTCGGCCTCGGACTGGGAAGAGTGGGGGGGCGACCTGCCCGCGCGCTCCAGTGCGGGCTCGGGCGATGACGACGATGAAGCGCCGCTGTCCGACCGGCGTTCCGAGCACCTGAGCCTGCAGGATGTGCTGCACCGCCAGGCGCTGTCACTGCGTTTGTGCCAGGAGGGCCAGGCCGCACTCTATTTCTTGATCGAATCGCTGAACGACGACGGCTATCTGGAAGAGACCTTGGCCGAGCTGGCGCAAAGCTTTGGCGATGCCAGCGACCCCGAGCGCTATGAAGCGCTGCTCCACCACCTCACGGTCGCGCTGCGCTTGCTGCAAAGCCTGGAACCCCTTGGGGTGGGTGCACGCAACCTGTCTGAGTGCATGCAGCTGCAGATCAAGGCGCGGCAACGCCTGCTGGATGAAGAAGGCTCGGACACCCCCGAGGCCGATGCACTGGCGCTGGAAACGGCTTTGCTGGTCTGCCAGGAATCACTCGATCTGCTGGCGCGCCGCGATGTGCGCAAGCTGATGCAGCTGACAGGCTGCAACGAAGCGGCAGTGCGCAGCGCGCTGGTCTTGATCGCCAAGTTGGAGCCCCGGCCCGGCCGCCCCTATGCGGATGTGGACCGCAATGCCATCATTCCCGATGTCATCGTGCGCCCCAGCAATGAGCGCGGTTTGCCGGTGCCCGGCTTCAGCGTGCAGCTCAATGCCGAAGTGATGCCGCGCCTGCGCGTGCAGGATGTCTATGCCAATGCCTTGCGCAGCCACAAGGGCAGCGAAGGCCATGGCGCCTTGCAGCAGCGCCTGCAGGAGGCGCGCTGGTTCATCAAGAACATCCAGCAGCGCTTTGACACCATCTTGCGCGTGTCGCAGGCCATTGTGGAGCGGCAGCGCAATTTCTTTGTGCATGGCGAGCTGGCCATGCGCCCCATGGTGCTGCGCGAGATCGCCGATGAGCTGGGTTTGCACGAGTCCACCATCAGCCGCGTGACCACCGCCAAGTACATGGCCACGCCGCAGGGTACCTTTGAGCTGAAGTACTTCTTTGGCTCAGGCCTGGGTACCGAGACCGGCGGCAGCGCCTCCAGTACCGCCGTCAAGGCGCTGATCAAGCAACTGCTGGACGAGGAAAGCGCCAAGAAGCCGCTGTCGGACGCAAAAATCGCCGATCTGCTGCAGGCCCAGGGCATTGAATGCGCGCGCCGCACGGTGGCCAAATACCGTGAAGCAATGCGCATCCCGCCCGCCAGTTTGCGCAAGGCGCTGTAG
- a CDS encoding DMT family transporter, translated as MAWVYLLVAGVLEVVWAFTMKQSNGFTNIKYSAITLVAMIASFGLLSVAMRSLPLGTAYTIWTGIGAVGAFIVGITVLGEALTPMRVVAALLIVSGLVLMKLSSS; from the coding sequence ATGGCCTGGGTTTATTTGCTGGTTGCCGGTGTGCTGGAGGTGGTTTGGGCGTTCACGATGAAGCAGTCGAATGGCTTCACCAACATCAAATACAGCGCAATCACCCTGGTGGCGATGATTGCCAGCTTTGGCCTGCTGTCGGTCGCGATGCGCAGCCTGCCGCTGGGCACGGCCTACACGATCTGGACGGGTATTGGCGCCGTGGGCGCGTTTATCGTCGGCATCACGGTGCTGGGCGAGGCGCTGACACCAATGCGCGTGGTGGCAGCCTTGCTGATCGTCAGCGGTCTGGTGCTGATGAAGCTGTCTTCCTCCTGA
- the argS gene encoding arginine--tRNA ligase: protein MLQVKKDLLAVLAAELDKLSPGAGSRAAFETPKVAAHGDFAVTAAMQLAKPLKANPRALGEQLKAALEAAPAFVQWVDAIEIAGPGFLNLRLKPAAKQQVVQEVLAQGERFGMQAPRDEKIIVEFVSANPTGPLHVGHGRQAALGDAICSLYASQGWAVHREFYYNDAGVQIDTLTKSTQLRAKGFKPGDDCWPTDSENPLAKNFYNGDYIGDIAQAFLAKQTIEADDRAFTANGDVEDYDNIRNFAVAYLRNEQDKDLQAFNLKFDEYYLESSLYQNGHVDETVKRLIASGHTYEQDGALWLRTTDFGDDKDRVMRKSDGTYTYFLPDVAYHTQKFLRGYGKAVNIQGTDHHGTIARVRAGLQAVNVGIPKGYPDYVLHTMVRVVRGGEEVKISKRAGSYVTLRDLIEWTSKDAVRFFLLSRKPDTEYTFDVDLAVAQNNDNPVFYVQYAHARICSVLRGWQEQGGAGLPVLSGVDLSALQGPQAQALMQMLAQYPEMLTNAADGNAPHDVTFYLRDLASAYHSYYDAERILVDDEATKLARLALVAAVAQVLRNGLAVLGVSAPERM from the coding sequence ATGTTGCAAGTCAAAAAAGATTTGCTCGCAGTGCTTGCTGCCGAGCTCGATAAGTTGTCGCCTGGCGCCGGTAGCCGCGCGGCCTTTGAAACCCCCAAGGTGGCCGCGCACGGTGACTTTGCCGTGACCGCTGCGATGCAGCTGGCCAAGCCGCTCAAGGCCAATCCCCGCGCGCTGGGCGAGCAGCTCAAGGCCGCGCTGGAAGCCGCCCCCGCCTTTGTGCAATGGGTGGATGCGATCGAGATCGCCGGCCCTGGCTTTTTGAACCTGCGCCTCAAGCCCGCTGCCAAGCAGCAGGTGGTGCAAGAAGTGCTGGCCCAGGGCGAGCGCTTTGGCATGCAGGCCCCGCGCGACGAGAAAATCATCGTTGAATTTGTCTCGGCCAACCCCACCGGCCCGCTGCATGTGGGCCACGGCCGCCAGGCCGCGCTGGGCGATGCCATCTGCAGCCTCTACGCCAGCCAGGGCTGGGCCGTGCACCGCGAGTTCTACTACAACGACGCGGGTGTGCAGATCGACACCTTGACCAAGAGCACCCAGCTGCGCGCCAAAGGCTTCAAGCCCGGTGACGACTGCTGGCCCACCGACAGCGAGAACCCGCTGGCCAAGAACTTCTACAACGGCGACTACATCGGTGACATCGCCCAGGCCTTCCTGGCCAAGCAGACCATCGAGGCCGATGACCGTGCGTTCACCGCCAATGGCGATGTCGAAGACTACGACAACATCCGCAACTTTGCGGTCGCCTACCTGCGCAACGAGCAGGACAAGGACCTGCAGGCCTTCAACCTCAAGTTCGACGAGTACTACCTCGAATCGAGCCTGTACCAGAACGGCCATGTGGATGAGACCGTCAAGCGCCTGATCGCCAGCGGCCACACCTATGAGCAAGATGGCGCGCTGTGGCTGCGCACCACCGACTTTGGTGACGACAAGGACCGCGTGATGCGCAAGTCCGACGGCACCTATACCTACTTTTTGCCCGATGTGGCCTACCACACGCAGAAGTTTCTGCGTGGCTACGGCAAGGCGGTCAACATCCAGGGCACCGACCACCACGGCACCATTGCCCGCGTGCGCGCCGGCCTCCAGGCCGTGAATGTCGGCATTCCCAAGGGCTACCCGGATTACGTGCTGCACACCATGGTGCGCGTGGTGCGCGGTGGCGAAGAGGTCAAGATCAGCAAGCGCGCCGGCAGCTATGTGACCTTGCGCGACCTGATCGAGTGGACCAGCAAGGATGCCGTACGCTTCTTCCTGCTGTCGCGCAAGCCCGATACCGAGTACACCTTCGACGTCGATCTGGCCGTGGCCCAGAACAACGACAACCCGGTGTTCTACGTGCAGTACGCCCATGCGCGCATCTGCTCGGTGCTGCGTGGCTGGCAAGAGCAGGGCGGCGCTGGCCTGCCGGTGCTGTCCGGTGTCGATCTGAGCGCGCTGCAGGGCCCGCAGGCCCAGGCACTGATGCAGATGCTGGCCCAGTACCCCGAGATGCTGACCAACGCCGCCGACGGCAATGCGCCGCACGATGTTACGTTCTACCTGCGTGATCTGGCCTCGGCCTACCACAGCTACTATGATGCAGAACGTATCCTGGTGGATGACGAAGCCACCAAATTGGCCCGTCTGGCCCTCGTGGCGGCGGTCGCCCAGGTGCTGCGCAATGGCCTGGCGGTGCTGGGTGTGAGCGCACCGGAGCGCATGTGA
- a CDS encoding DUF2214 family protein, with amino-acid sequence MTLEAVLSCLHLLALLTMVVFLSSQAALCRSEWMNAAVVQRLARLDLVYAFAAVAVLATGLMRLFLGAKGVTWYVSQPLFHLKMTLVVVGVLLSFKPTAVFRRWLRQLRDNGALPGDAEVRATRKWVMWQAHLIPVIAAVAVFYARGW; translated from the coding sequence ATGACCTTGGAAGCCGTTTTGTCTTGCCTGCATTTGCTGGCGCTGTTGACCATGGTGGTTTTTCTGTCCAGCCAGGCGGCCTTGTGCCGTTCTGAATGGATGAACGCGGCCGTGGTGCAGCGCTTGGCGCGCCTTGATCTGGTCTACGCCTTTGCGGCGGTGGCAGTGCTGGCCACCGGCCTGATGCGCCTGTTTCTGGGCGCCAAGGGCGTCACCTGGTATGTCAGCCAGCCGCTGTTTCACCTGAAGATGACCCTGGTCGTCGTCGGCGTGCTGCTGTCCTTCAAGCCGACAGCCGTGTTCCGCCGCTGGTTACGGCAATTGCGCGACAATGGCGCTTTGCCTGGGGACGCCGAGGTGCGCGCCACGCGCAAATGGGTCATGTGGCAAGCCCATCTGATTCCCGTGATCGCCGCCGTCGCCGTGTTTTATGCCCGGGGCTGGTAA
- a CDS encoding putative toxin-antitoxin system toxin component, PIN family → MKVVLKWPSCNEGYAGPLPRPVVLDTNVVLDMLIFDDPHIPPIRALVAQGALRWIADEAQRIELERVLHYSQIAPRVSYYGKSPEGVMAAFDAAVQYVDAAPKIRFTCTDPDDQHFLDLASQHRALLVSKDKAVLKQRKRVATYYGATVGNLLQLEPAEAEAESLA, encoded by the coding sequence GTGAAGGTCGTCCTCAAGTGGCCTTCCTGCAATGAAGGCTACGCCGGGCCCTTGCCCCGGCCTGTGGTGCTGGACACCAATGTCGTGCTCGACATGCTGATCTTTGATGATCCGCATATTCCGCCGATCCGTGCGCTGGTAGCCCAGGGCGCCTTGCGCTGGATTGCCGACGAGGCCCAGCGCATTGAATTGGAGCGGGTGCTGCACTACAGCCAGATCGCCCCGCGCGTCAGCTACTACGGCAAGTCGCCTGAAGGCGTGATGGCTGCGTTTGATGCCGCTGTGCAGTATGTTGATGCCGCCCCCAAGATCCGCTTTACCTGCACGGACCCGGACGACCAGCATTTTCTGGACCTGGCCAGCCAGCACCGCGCCTTGCTGGTGAGCAAGGACAAGGCGGTGCTCAAGCAGCGCAAGCGCGTCGCTACCTATTACGGCGCTACGGTCGGCAATCTGCTGCAGTTGGAGCCCGCCGAGGCCGAGGCCGAATCCCTGGCCTGA
- a CDS encoding aspartyl/asparaginyl beta-hydroxylase domain-containing protein, with product MAKIIVLALVLLFFGCGLYMHLRGKVRHKLLRQLFDHSTFTAPFNVFMLMFSKVPRTPYLPTSTFPDLAPLQANWREIREEAIGLQKAMQIKAAANNDDAGFNSFFKTGWKRFYLKWYGQAHPSAMELCPKTSALVQSIPGIKAAMFAELPPGAKLNLHRDPYAGSLRYHLAVLAPNDDRCMIEVDGTPYSWREGEGVIFDETFMHWAENRSEGNRIVLFCDVERPMTNGFAQWLNRWLGTHVVAAASSPNNEGDPRGFISRIFKVSFYMGQYRRRFKAWNKTAYKLTKFGLMLAVLALFIWWLWPK from the coding sequence ATGGCAAAAATCATCGTTCTGGCCCTGGTGCTGCTTTTCTTTGGCTGCGGCCTCTATATGCACCTGCGCGGCAAGGTTCGGCACAAGCTGCTGCGCCAGCTGTTCGACCACTCCACTTTCACGGCGCCGTTCAATGTGTTCATGCTGATGTTCAGCAAGGTGCCGCGCACGCCCTACCTGCCCACCAGCACCTTCCCCGACCTGGCGCCCTTGCAAGCCAACTGGCGCGAGATCCGCGAAGAAGCCATCGGCCTGCAGAAGGCGATGCAGATCAAGGCAGCGGCCAACAACGACGATGCGGGCTTCAACTCCTTCTTCAAGACCGGCTGGAAGCGCTTCTACCTGAAGTGGTACGGCCAGGCCCACCCGTCGGCGATGGAGCTCTGCCCCAAGACCAGCGCACTGGTGCAATCGATCCCCGGCATCAAGGCCGCCATGTTTGCTGAGCTGCCGCCCGGCGCCAAGCTCAACCTTCACCGCGATCCCTATGCCGGCTCGCTGCGCTACCACCTGGCCGTTCTGGCGCCCAATGACGACCGCTGCATGATCGAAGTCGATGGCACGCCCTACAGCTGGCGCGAGGGCGAAGGCGTGATTTTTGACGAGACCTTTATGCATTGGGCCGAGAACCGGTCCGAGGGCAACCGCATCGTGCTGTTCTGCGATGTCGAGCGCCCCATGACCAATGGCTTTGCGCAGTGGCTCAACCGCTGGCTGGGCACGCATGTGGTGGCTGCTGCCAGCTCGCCCAACAACGAAGGCGATCCGCGCGGCTTTATCAGCCGCATCTTCAAGGTGTCGTTCTACATGGGCCAGTACCGCCGCCGCTTCAAGGCCTGGAACAAGACGGCCTACAAGCTGACCAAGTTCGGCCTGATGCTGGCCGTGCTGGCCTTGTTTATCTGGTGGCTCTGGCCCAAGTAA
- the lptB gene encoding LPS export ABC transporter ATP-binding protein: protein MSVNARVANSDHRSQLEVLHLEKSYGSRKVVKDVSLSVRKGEVVGLLGPNGAGKTTSFYMIVGLVRSDGGDIRIDGQSVADMPIHQRSQLGLSYLPQEASIFRKLSVQDNVRAVLELQKDEHGKSLSRAEVERQLTALLQELRVEHLRESPSVALSGGERRRVEIARALATQPRFILLDEPFAGIDPIAVIEIQRIVAFLKERGIGVLITDHNVRETLGICDHACIISDGKVLAAGTPQEIVENAEVRRVYLGEHFRM from the coding sequence ATTTCCGTCAATGCCCGGGTCGCCAACAGCGACCACCGCAGCCAGCTGGAGGTGTTGCACCTGGAGAAGTCCTATGGCAGCCGCAAGGTGGTCAAGGATGTGTCGCTGTCGGTGCGCAAAGGCGAAGTGGTGGGTTTGCTCGGCCCCAATGGTGCTGGCAAAACCACCTCGTTCTACATGATCGTGGGCCTGGTGCGCAGCGATGGCGGAGACATCCGCATCGATGGCCAGTCGGTCGCCGATATGCCGATCCACCAGCGCTCGCAGCTGGGCCTGTCCTACCTGCCGCAGGAGGCATCGATCTTCCGCAAGCTCAGCGTGCAGGACAATGTGCGCGCCGTGCTGGAGCTGCAAAAGGACGAGCATGGCAAGTCGCTGTCGCGCGCCGAGGTCGAGCGCCAGCTCACCGCGCTGCTGCAGGAGCTGCGCGTCGAGCACCTGCGCGAGTCGCCCTCCGTGGCGCTGTCCGGTGGCGAGCGCCGCCGGGTCGAGATCGCCCGCGCGCTGGCGACCCAGCCCCGTTTCATCCTGCTCGACGAGCCCTTTGCCGGTATCGACCCGATTGCGGTGATCGAGATCCAGCGCATTGTCGCCTTCCTGAAAGAGCGCGGCATCGGCGTGCTAATCACCGACCACAATGTGCGCGAAACCCTGGGCATCTGTGACCACGCCTGCATCATCAGCGATGGCAAGGTGCTGGCCGCAGGCACGCCGCAAGAGATTGTGGAGAACGCCGAGGTGCGGAGGGTCTATCTGGGTGAGCACTTCCGTATGTGA
- a CDS encoding thiol:disulfide interchange protein DsbA/DsbL — MKRRDFSTLAASATAASALSLPFATGANAQAKFKEGKDYIKLAKPVTPDAPAGKVEVIEFFWYSCPHCNAFEPQFEAWAKTAPKNLQIRRVPVAFNNTFVPQQKIYFALESMGLIPEVHVKVFRAIHVERQRLNKDDEIFAWMDKNGVNLAKFKEAYNSFSVAGQVRKATQLQESYGVEGVPSLGVAGKYYTDGTRAGSMGNVLQVVEFLATQG, encoded by the coding sequence ATGAAACGTCGTGATTTTTCTACCCTGGCGGCTTCCGCTACGGCCGCTTCCGCACTGAGCCTGCCTTTTGCCACTGGCGCCAACGCGCAAGCCAAGTTCAAGGAAGGCAAGGACTACATCAAGCTGGCCAAGCCCGTCACCCCTGACGCGCCTGCTGGCAAGGTAGAAGTCATCGAGTTCTTCTGGTACAGCTGCCCCCACTGCAATGCCTTCGAGCCGCAGTTTGAAGCCTGGGCCAAGACAGCGCCCAAGAACCTGCAGATCCGCCGCGTGCCGGTTGCCTTCAACAACACCTTTGTGCCCCAGCAAAAAATCTACTTTGCGCTGGAGTCCATGGGCCTGATCCCTGAAGTGCATGTCAAGGTCTTCCGCGCGATCCATGTGGAGCGCCAACGCCTGAACAAGGACGACGAGATCTTCGCCTGGATGGACAAGAATGGCGTGAACCTCGCCAAGTTCAAAGAGGCCTACAATTCCTTCAGCGTGGCGGGCCAAGTGCGCAAGGCCACCCAGCTGCAAGAATCCTACGGCGTCGAAGGTGTGCCATCCTTGGGCGTGGCCGGCAAGTACTACACCGACGGCACCCGTGCCGGCTCGATGGGCAATGTGCTGCAAGTGGTCGAGTTCCTGGCGACACAAGGCTGA
- a CDS encoding LysR family transcriptional regulator, with product MDRLKQLESFVAIASRGSLTAAAKAEGVAPAIMGRRLDALEERLGVKLLVRTTRKLTLTYEGTAFLEDCQRLLAELASVEASVSAGGIKATGHLRVTAPAGFGRRHVAPLLPLYHARHPEVTISLNLSDRLVDLAGEGYDCAIRVGDLPDSSLVSVRVADNRRLCVATPEYLRRRGIPRHPSELSQHDCLTLSSEASQTRGWAFRMPAAAGSSEVVYLKPGGPLDCSDGQVLHDWCQQGWGIAWRSTWEVEAEIAAGRLVEVLEDFAAPPNGIYVMFQQRKHLPLRVRLWIDFVKQQYERADFWKKNGVSR from the coding sequence ATGGATCGCCTCAAGCAGCTTGAATCATTTGTCGCCATCGCCTCGCGTGGCAGCCTGACCGCTGCAGCGAAGGCCGAAGGCGTGGCCCCGGCCATCATGGGCCGCCGACTCGATGCGCTGGAAGAGCGGCTGGGCGTCAAGCTATTGGTGCGCACCACCCGCAAGCTGACCTTGACGTATGAGGGCACCGCCTTTTTGGAAGACTGCCAGCGCCTGCTGGCTGAACTGGCCAGTGTCGAGGCCAGCGTCAGCGCCGGCGGCATCAAGGCCACCGGGCATTTGCGGGTCACCGCTCCGGCCGGTTTTGGGCGCCGCCATGTGGCGCCGCTGCTGCCGCTCTACCATGCACGCCACCCCGAGGTCACGATCTCGCTGAACCTGAGCGACCGCCTGGTGGACCTGGCCGGCGAGGGCTATGACTGCGCCATCCGCGTGGGCGACCTGCCCGATTCATCGCTGGTGAGTGTGCGCGTGGCGGACAACCGGCGCCTCTGCGTGGCCACGCCCGAGTACCTGCGCCGGCGCGGCATTCCCCGCCACCCCAGCGAGCTAAGTCAGCATGACTGCCTGACCTTGTCCAGTGAGGCCTCGCAGACGCGGGGCTGGGCTTTTCGCATGCCGGCGGCAGCGGGCAGCAGCGAGGTGGTCTATCTCAAGCCCGGCGGCCCGCTCGACTGCTCGGACGGCCAGGTCCTGCACGACTGGTGCCAGCAAGGTTGGGGCATTGCCTGGCGCAGCACCTGGGAGGTCGAGGCTGAGATTGCCGCCGGCCGACTGGTGGAGGTGTTGGAGGACTTTGCCGCACCGCCCAATGGCATCTATGTGATGTTTCAGCAGCGCAAGCACCTGCCGCTGCGGGTGCGCCTGTGGATCGATTTCGTCAAGCAGCAGTACGAGCGCGCCGATTTCTGGAAAAAAAATGGAGTCTCACGATGA